In Delphinus delphis chromosome X, mDelDel1.2, whole genome shotgun sequence, the DNA window ACAGCGGCGACagtggcggcggcggtggcggcggcggctgcggcggcggcggaggctgCGGCGGCTACCGTGGCAGAAGCGGTGGCGGAGGCCTCCGTGGCGGAGGCGGAAGCAGAGGTGGAGGCTGAGTTGGAGGCCGAGGCCTCAGTAGAGGAGGCAGTGGCGGAGGTCACCCTGGGGGAGGCGGCGGCAGCCCTAGCGAGGGAGGAGGCGGAGGCCTCCCTGGCGGCAGCGGCAGTAGCCGTGGCGGAGGCCAGTGTGGCCGAAGCCgccgcggcggcagaggctgcgACGCCCCCCTTGGgggaggcggaggcggaggcggatGCGGATGCAGATGCGGAGGTGGCGGCGGCGGTGGCCGCCGCGGATGCTGATGCGGAGATGGGCGGGGGCTCAGGGGGGAATCCGGACTTTCCTATGGCTTCGCTGTACGTGGGCGACCTGCACCCTGAGGTGACGGAGGCAATGCTGTACGAGAAGTTCAGCCCAGCCGGGCCCATCCTCTCCATCCGCATTTGCAGGGACAAGATCACCCGCCGCTCTTTGGGCTATGCGTATGTCAACTACCAGCAACCGGTAGACGCCAAGCGGGCCCTGGAGACCCTGAACTTTGATGTCATCAAGGGCAGGCCAGTTCGCATCATGTGGTCCCAGCGGGACCCCTCGCTCCGCAAGAGCGGGGTGGGCAACGTCTTCATCAAGAACCTGGGCAAAACCATCGACAACAAGGCGCTGTACAACATCTTCTCGGCGTTCGGCAACATCCTCTCCTGCAAAGTGGCCTGCGACGAAAAGGGGCCCAAGGGCTACGGGTTCGTGCACTTCCAGAAGCAGGAGTCCGCCGAGCGGGCCATTGATGCGATGAATGGCATGTTCCTGAACTACCGCAAAATTTTCGTTGGGAGATTCAAGTCGCATAAGGAACGAGAGGCCGAAaggggagcctgggccagacagTCCACCAGTGCTGACGTCAAGGATTTCGAGGAAGACACCGATGAGGAGGCCACCTTGCGATGAAGACATTCCAGGAGCGAGCCAGCCAGCAGAGCCAAACCTTGGCTCCCACCCGGTTTACAGCCCCACCCTTTGCCCCCCTAACCCACCAGCAGTGTATTGTATTGGGAgtgcaggtctctctctctcacaaccgcccccccgccccccacccccgtcttccttccctccatctctccctccctccacctgtctcagtccctctctgtgtctctctctgactttctcTCCACTCCCCTGTCGTCCctacctctcctctcccctcccttccccccacacccACCTTGGGTGCTGTGAATAATCTTGCTAATCTGTGCCACTTGACAGGTTAAAGGCTGTCTTCTCCTTGTGGTTTGGTTTAAAAAgcactttctctctttgtttaTTGCACAGGTGATACAATTTCATGGTAGAAACatcaggaaggagaaggaaatcagATGAGGGAAACCCAAGAGAGTAATTGCTCCCCATGACCTTACTACCGGGAGA includes these proteins:
- the LOC132418299 gene encoding polyadenylate-binding protein 1-like 2, with translation MGGGSGGNPDFPMASLYVGDLHPEVTEAMLYEKFSPAGPILSIRICRDKITRRSLGYAYVNYQQPVDAKRALETLNFDVIKGRPVRIMWSQRDPSLRKSGVGNVFIKNLGKTIDNKALYNIFSAFGNILSCKVACDEKGPKGYGFVHFQKQESAERAIDAMNGMFLNYRKIFVGRFKSHKEREAERGAWARQSTSADVKDFEEDTDEEATLR